In Vibrio celticus, one genomic interval encodes:
- a CDS encoding LysE family translocator yields MSWDSIWLFIVIVFFIAIIPGPNALLVLSTALTQRKLFAFVNVLGVSCGFFFHAFISANGISLLLSNTPMAFEGLKWAGVLYLVWFGYNHFRAALRAQEGVLSVVSASGSKLYNQFFKGLLTNLLNPKIVLFYLSIFPQFVSTDAIVTDSLMLGAIQASVVSMWFLVVILMADTFKRLLVQKRTSQMMNIVCGILFVGFSIQLALFQL; encoded by the coding sequence ATGAGTTGGGACAGTATCTGGCTGTTTATTGTTATCGTGTTTTTTATTGCCATTATCCCGGGCCCAAATGCGCTGTTGGTATTAAGCACAGCCTTAACTCAAAGGAAGCTGTTCGCATTTGTGAACGTGTTGGGCGTGTCATGTGGTTTCTTTTTTCACGCCTTTATCTCGGCCAACGGCATAAGCTTATTACTGTCGAACACTCCCATGGCCTTTGAAGGGCTTAAGTGGGCTGGGGTTTTGTATCTTGTCTGGTTTGGGTATAACCATTTTCGTGCGGCGCTGCGCGCTCAAGAGGGTGTGCTCTCTGTGGTCAGTGCATCGGGAAGTAAGCTTTATAATCAATTTTTCAAAGGGCTTCTCACGAATCTACTGAATCCTAAAATTGTCCTGTTTTATCTTTCTATATTCCCTCAATTTGTTTCAACAGATGCGATTGTGACAGACAGTTTGATGCTCGGTGCAATTCAAGCGTCAGTGGTGTCGATGTGGTTCTTAGTAGTGATCTTAATGGCGGATACCTTTAAGCGTTTGTTGGTTCAAAAGCGCACCTCGCAAATGATGAACATTGTGTGTGGGATTCTATTCGTGGGCTTCAGCATTCAGTTGGCATTGTTTCAGCTTTAG
- a CDS encoding M14 family metallopeptidase, whose amino-acid sequence MKIFSNFESGNIHVVSADSPQNIQLTIPADYQTEISQWFHFRLESEAQQAHHFEIGQLTTSAYPEGWKDYDVVASYDREEWFRIPSQFDGDTLSFDIIPEHDSMYFAYFAPYSYDRHQDLLHSAQTHPACKLETLGHTLDNNDITLLTIGEPSEEKKNIWVIGRQHPGETMAEWLIEGLLQRLLDETDTVGRSLLDSVVFRVVPNMNPDGSIRGHLRTNAIGVNLNREWQSPSMERSPEVFLVRERMLETGVDLCLDIHGDEAIPYNFVAGSEGTPSYNERIAKLENHFKQALLTITPEFQDEFGYDKDEPGKANMTVGTNWIGEQFKCLAYTVEMPFKDHISHADELYGWSPERSVAFGHDMLAAVWATVDEL is encoded by the coding sequence ATGAAAATTTTCAGCAATTTCGAAAGCGGCAACATTCACGTCGTTTCTGCAGATTCACCACAAAACATTCAACTGACGATCCCAGCAGACTACCAGACTGAAATCTCTCAGTGGTTTCACTTCCGCTTAGAAAGTGAAGCTCAACAAGCTCACCACTTTGAAATCGGTCAATTGACAACATCTGCCTACCCTGAAGGCTGGAAAGATTACGATGTGGTTGCATCGTATGACCGTGAAGAGTGGTTCCGTATCCCATCTCAGTTTGATGGCGATACATTAAGCTTCGATATCATCCCTGAACACGATTCAATGTACTTCGCGTACTTCGCACCTTACTCATACGATCGTCACCAAGATCTTCTGCACAGTGCTCAAACGCACCCAGCTTGTAAGCTCGAAACTCTAGGTCACACACTAGACAACAACGACATCACTTTGCTAACGATTGGTGAGCCAAGTGAAGAGAAGAAAAACATTTGGGTTATTGGTCGCCAACACCCAGGCGAGACGATGGCTGAATGGCTGATCGAAGGTCTGCTACAACGCCTACTTGATGAAACAGATACAGTCGGTCGCTCTCTGCTAGACAGCGTTGTGTTCCGCGTTGTACCAAACATGAACCCAGATGGCAGCATCCGCGGCCACCTGCGTACTAACGCGATTGGCGTTAACCTGAACCGCGAATGGCAATCACCTTCTATGGAACGCAGCCCAGAGGTATTCCTTGTTCGCGAGCGTATGCTAGAAACGGGCGTTGACCTGTGTCTAGACATTCACGGCGACGAAGCGATTCCATATAACTTTGTAGCAGGTAGCGAAGGCACACCTTCTTACAACGAGCGCATCGCGAAGCTAGAGAACCACTTCAAGCAAGCACTGCTCACTATCACGCCAGAGTTCCAAGATGAATTTGGTTACGATAAAGACGAACCAGGCAAAGCAAACATGACAGTTGGCACAAACTGGATTGGTGAGCAGTTCAAGTGTTTGGCTTACACAGTCGAGATGCCATTTAAAGATCACATCAGCCACGCTGACGAGCTGTACGGCTGGTCTCCAGAGCGAAGTGTCGCGTTTGGTCACGACATGCTAGCCGCGGTTTGGGCTACAGTAGACGAGCTATAG